In one Microbacterium invictum genomic region, the following are encoded:
- a CDS encoding NAD(P)H-binding protein codes for MTGATGNLGGRIVQQLLARVPAEEIGVSVRDASRASALAQRGVRVRTGDFTRPATLEHAFQDADQVCVVSAAIRGGGAFEANRSAIDAAIAVGAARILYTSHQAASADSLFPPQHAHAATQTYLAQQAVPFVALRNGFYANALGIHLPSALSTGQIIVPEDGPVSWTAHDDLAEATALALTRADTVDGISPPLTGSASLDLGAVAGLLSTLTGRTITRVTVSDEEWRAMAIARGLSPLVADFSLGMFRAARRGEFDAVDPTLERMLGRPTLPVEHTLRELLESHASTSAGNRRETMRLDPPRATA; via the coding sequence GTGACGGGTGCTACGGGAAATCTCGGCGGACGGATCGTGCAGCAACTCCTCGCGCGGGTGCCCGCGGAGGAGATAGGGGTGAGCGTCCGAGATGCGAGCAGAGCGTCGGCTCTGGCGCAGAGGGGCGTCCGTGTTCGGACGGGCGACTTCACCAGACCGGCGACGTTGGAGCACGCCTTCCAGGATGCTGACCAGGTCTGCGTCGTCTCCGCTGCCATCCGCGGTGGCGGCGCGTTCGAGGCGAACAGATCGGCCATCGACGCAGCGATCGCCGTCGGCGCGGCGCGCATCCTGTATACGAGCCACCAGGCGGCCTCCGCTGACTCGCTCTTCCCGCCTCAGCACGCTCACGCCGCCACCCAGACCTATCTTGCGCAGCAGGCCGTGCCGTTCGTCGCGCTGCGGAACGGGTTCTATGCCAACGCGCTGGGGATCCATCTGCCAAGCGCGTTGTCCACCGGGCAGATCATCGTCCCCGAAGACGGGCCCGTTTCCTGGACCGCGCACGATGACCTCGCCGAGGCTACTGCGCTCGCTCTGACCCGTGCCGACACTGTCGACGGGATCTCGCCTCCCCTCACCGGCTCCGCGTCCCTCGACCTCGGCGCCGTCGCGGGCCTCCTCAGCACCCTCACGGGACGCACGATCACGCGCGTCACCGTCTCCGACGAGGAATGGCGGGCGATGGCGATCGCCCGGGGGCTCTCGCCTCTGGTGGCCGACTTCTCCCTCGGCATGTTCCGTGCCGCCCGCAGGGGCGAATTCGATGCGGTCGATCCCACCCTCGAGCGGATGCTCGGACGCCCGACGCTGCCTGTCGAGCACACTCTGAGAGAACTTCTCGAGTCGCACGCCTCGACGTCGGCCGGAAACCGTCGCGAGACGATGCGGCTCGATCCTCCTCGTGCCACGGCGTGA